The following proteins come from a genomic window of Gossypium raimondii isolate GPD5lz chromosome 5, ASM2569854v1, whole genome shotgun sequence:
- the LOC105770549 gene encoding retinoblastoma-related protein isoform X2: protein MGDVKPLVSTSNSMDGDAFEARFTDLCKKGLSLDEKTCSGAMKLFKETKHLVSSNVSAAERTVEEAERFWFSFVLYSLNRLSEKGGDSAQQKSDENRFTLCQILRATRLNIVYFFEELPQFVVKAGLVLTNMYGEDWETRLEAKEMQANFEHLTLISKSYKRAFRELFLSSDANIGKQESATGAPDYLSKYHRFGWLLFLALRVHAFSHFADLVTCAIGFVSVLAILILHVPICYRNFKINDSPHFVKKGEKGVDLLASLCNMYDASEADLRRTLKMTNKLMEDILKKRPCPASECKTETLEHIDTDGLVYFDGLLEEQSFLSNLSILENDYDDATRNRGDLDERLFINEEDSLLGFGSLSGEDVNISGIKRKFDSIPSPSKTISSPLSPHCHRASHVNGVLGPLNGKVASTPVSTAMTTAKWLRSFICPLPSRPSAELQHFLSSCDKDVTNDVIRRAHIILEAIFPCSHDCSLTGSLRSANLMDNTWMEQRRLEALKLYYRVLEAMCTAEAQILRAPNLTSLLTNERFHRCMLACSAELVLATHKTATMLFPTVLGRTGITAFDLSKVIESFIRHEKSLPRELKRHLNSLEERLLESMVWDKGSSLYNTLIVARPALSSEINRLGLLAEPMPSLDAIAMHINFSEGQNGDVRSPKRLCTDYRSVLVERNSFTSPVKDRLLAFSNLRKAPLQSVFASPTRPNPVGGGETCAETGINIFFSKINKLAAVRINGMVERLQLSQEIRESVYFLFQQILSQRTSLFFNHHIDQIILCCLYVVAKLSQLELPFKEITSNYRKQLQGRPEVYCSVFVDRSSTQQNGRTRQDHVGIVAFYNTKFIPAIKHLLEELDLSRTTTRTTQVPESNNSNDGPCPGSPKVASFPSLPDMSPMKVSAKHNVYVSPLRASKMDALISHSARSYYACVGESTHAFQSPSKDLTAINNQLNSTRNIRIKLKFDDLEGGLVSDSMVANSLYLQSGSHTLASSPGAALKSEQPES from the exons ATGGGAGACGTTAAGCCTTTAGTTTCAACTTCCAACAGCATGGATGGCGATGCTTTTGAAGCTAGATTCACTGATTTGTGCAAG AAAGGGCTATCTTTGGATGAGAAAACTTGCTCAGGAGCTATGAAGCTATTTAAAGAAACCAAACATCTTGTTTCATCTAATGTTTCAGCAGCTGAGAGGACG GTTGAAGAAGCAGAGCGGTTTTGGTTTTCATTTGTCTTGTATTCGCTGAACCGCCTAAGTGAAAAAGGTGGAGACAGTGCACAACAAAAATCTGATGAAAATAGGTTTACATTATGCCAGATATTGAGAGCTACAAGGCTAAA TATTGTGTATTTCTTTGAAGAGTTGCCTCAATTTGTAGTAAAAGCTGGTCTTGTATTGACTAACATGTATGGTGAAGATTGGGAGACTAGACTTGAG GCAAAGGAGATGCAGGCCAATTTTGAGCACTTGACCCTTATAAGCAA GTCATACAAGCGTGCATTTCGGGAACTCTTCTTGTCAAGTGATGCAAATATTGGAAAACAGGAAAGTGCTACTGGTGCTCCTGATTATTTGTCAAAGTACCATCGTTTTGGGTGGTTACTGTTTTTGGCACTCCGTGTACATGCATTCAGCCATTTTGCAGACCTAGTGACTTGCGCAATTGGTTTTGTTTCTGTACTG GCTATTCTGATTTTACATGTTCCTATTTGCTACAGAAACTTCAAGATCAATGACTCTCCACACTTTG TTAAGAAAGGTGAAAAAGGTGTCGACTTGCTTGCATCACTTTGCAACATGTATGATGCTTCAGAAGCTGATTTGAGGAGAACACTGAAGATGACCAATAAGTTAATGGAAGATATATTGAAAAAAAGGCCATGTCCAGCATCCGAGTGCAAAACTGAAACACTGGAACATATTGATACAG ATGGCTTGGTCTATTTTGACGGTTTACTGGAGGAACAATCTTTTTTATCcaatttgagtattttagaaaatgattatGATGATGCAACTCGTAATAGAGGTGATCTGGACGAGAGGCTGTTCATAAACGAAGAAGATAGTTTACTTGGTTTTGGGAGCTTGTCTGGAGAGGATGTGAATATTTCTGGCATTAAG AGGAAGTTTGATTCAATACCTTCACCGTCAAAGACAATCTCAAGCCCACTGTCTCCTCATTGTCATCGTGCATCTCATGTAAATGGTGTCCTTGGGCCACTTAACGGAAAGGTAGCCTCTACACCTGTCAGCACTGCAATGACAACTGCAAAGTGGCTTCGTTCTTTTATTTGTCCGCTTCCTTCAAGACCTTCAGCAGAGTTACAGCATTTTTTATCATCCTGTGATAAAGATGTTACCAATGATGTGATACGTAGGGCTCATATAATATTGGAGGCCATATTTCCCTGTAGTCATGATTGTAGTCTAACTGGAAGCCTTCGAAGTGCAAACCTAATGGATAATACATGGATGGAACAACGAAGACTGGAAGCACTTAAGTTATACTATAGGGTTCTGGAAGCTATGTGTACAGCAGAGGCTCAAATATTACGTGCACCAAACTTGACCTCTTTGTTAACTAATGAGAGATTTCACAGATGTATGCTTGCTTGTTCTGCTGAACTAGTGTTAGCAACACATAAGACTGCTACAATGCTGTTTCCTACAGTTCTAGGCAGAACTGGTATTACGGCCTTTGATCTAAGCAAGGTGATAGAAAGTTTCATTAGACATGAAAAGTCTTTGCCAAGAGAACTGAAGCGGCATCTAAACTCTCTGGAGGAGAGGCTTTTGGAAAGCATGGTGTGGGATAAAGGCTCCTCATTGTACAATACCTTGATAGTTGCAAGGCCTGCACTCTCTTCTGAAATAAATCGTCTTGGCTTATTGGCAGAACCAATGCCATCTTTGGATGCAATTGCAATGCATATAAACTTTTCTGAAG GTCAAAATGGGGATGTCAGGTCTCCGAAGAGACTATGCACTGACTACAGGAGTGTATTGGTTGAACGGAATTCTTTTACATCACCAGTGAAGGACCGTCTATTAGCTTTCAGCAACCTTCGGAAGGCTCCTTTGCAATCTGTGTTTGCCAG TCCAACACGCCCTAACCCTGTTGGTGGAGGAGAAACATGTGCCGAAACAGGAATTAATATATTCTTTAGTAAG ATTAATAAATTGGCTGCTGTCAGGATTAATGGTATGGTTGAGAGGCTACAACTGTCTCAAGAGATTAGGGAGagtgtatattttctttttcaacaaaTACTTAGCCAGCGGACTTCTCTGTTTTTTAACCATCATATTGACCAGATCATCCTTTGTTGTCTCTATGTAGTTGCAAAG CTTTCTCAGTTGGAACTACCTTTTAAAGAAATTACTAGCAACTATAGGAAGCAACTGCAAGGTAGACCCGAAGTTTACTGCAGTGTATTTGTTGACAGATCATCAACACAACAGAACGGG AGAACCAGGCAGGATCATGTTGGTATTGTCGCATTTTACAATACAAAATTCATTCCTGCCATAAAACATTTGCTTGAAGAACTTGATCTTTCCAGAACGACTACAAGAACAACCCAGGTTCCTGAATCCAACAATAGTAATGATG GTCCATGCCCTGGATCACCTAAAGTTGCCTCTTTTCCGAGTCTCCCTGATATGTCCCCAATGAAAGTATCTGCAAAGCACAATGTATACGTGTCCCCATTGCGAGCATCCAAg ATGGATGCTCTAATCTCGCATAGCGCGAGAAGCTACTATGCTTGTGTCGGAGAGAGTACCCATGCCTTTCAGAGTCCTTCGAAAGACCTAACCGCCATCAACAATCAGTTGAAcag TACTCGGAATATCAGAATTAAGCTCAAGTTCGATGATCTTGAGGGTGGCTTGGTTAGTGATTCCATGGTTGCAAATAGCCTTTACCTTCAAAGCGGGAGCCACACATTGGCATCCTCACCAGGTGCAGCTTTAAAATCTGAGCAACCGGAATCTTAG
- the LOC105770549 gene encoding retinoblastoma-related protein isoform X1, whose translation MGDVKPLVSTSNSMDGDAFEARFTDLCKKGLSLDEKTCSGAMKLFKETKHLVSSNVSAAERTVEEAERFWFSFVLYSLNRLSEKGGDSAQQKSDENRFTLCQILRATRLNIVYFFEELPQFVVKAGLVLTNMYGEDWETRLEAKEMQANFEHLTLISKSYKRAFRELFLSSDANIGKQESATGAPDYLSKYHRFGWLLFLALRVHAFSHFADLVTCAIGFVSVLAILILHVPICYRNFKINDSPHFVKKGEKGVDLLASLCNMYDASEADLRRTLKMTNKLMEDILKKRPCPASECKTETLEHIDTDGLVYFDGLLEEQSFLSNLSILENDYDDATRNRGDLDERLFINEEDSLLGFGSLSGEDVNISGIKRKFDSIPSPSKTISSPLSPHCHRASHVNGVLGPLNGKVASTPVSTAMTTAKWLRSFICPLPSRPSAELQHFLSSCDKDVTNDVIRRAHIILEAIFPCSHDCSLTGSLRSANLMDNTWMEQRRLEALKLYYRVLEAMCTAEAQILRAPNLTSLLTNERFHRCMLACSAELVLATHKTATMLFPTVLGRTGITAFDLSKVIESFIRHEKSLPRELKRHLNSLEERLLESMVWDKGSSLYNTLIVARPALSSEINRLGLLAEPMPSLDAIAMHINFSEGIPTVPSLQKHETSPSNFGSLILGQNGDVRSPKRLCTDYRSVLVERNSFTSPVKDRLLAFSNLRKAPLQSVFASPTRPNPVGGGETCAETGINIFFSKINKLAAVRINGMVERLQLSQEIRESVYFLFQQILSQRTSLFFNHHIDQIILCCLYVVAKLSQLELPFKEITSNYRKQLQGRPEVYCSVFVDRSSTQQNGRTRQDHVGIVAFYNTKFIPAIKHLLEELDLSRTTTRTTQVPESNNSNDGPCPGSPKVASFPSLPDMSPMKVSAKHNVYVSPLRASKMDALISHSARSYYACVGESTHAFQSPSKDLTAINNQLNSTRNIRIKLKFDDLEGGLVSDSMVANSLYLQSGSHTLASSPGAALKSEQPES comes from the exons ATGGGAGACGTTAAGCCTTTAGTTTCAACTTCCAACAGCATGGATGGCGATGCTTTTGAAGCTAGATTCACTGATTTGTGCAAG AAAGGGCTATCTTTGGATGAGAAAACTTGCTCAGGAGCTATGAAGCTATTTAAAGAAACCAAACATCTTGTTTCATCTAATGTTTCAGCAGCTGAGAGGACG GTTGAAGAAGCAGAGCGGTTTTGGTTTTCATTTGTCTTGTATTCGCTGAACCGCCTAAGTGAAAAAGGTGGAGACAGTGCACAACAAAAATCTGATGAAAATAGGTTTACATTATGCCAGATATTGAGAGCTACAAGGCTAAA TATTGTGTATTTCTTTGAAGAGTTGCCTCAATTTGTAGTAAAAGCTGGTCTTGTATTGACTAACATGTATGGTGAAGATTGGGAGACTAGACTTGAG GCAAAGGAGATGCAGGCCAATTTTGAGCACTTGACCCTTATAAGCAA GTCATACAAGCGTGCATTTCGGGAACTCTTCTTGTCAAGTGATGCAAATATTGGAAAACAGGAAAGTGCTACTGGTGCTCCTGATTATTTGTCAAAGTACCATCGTTTTGGGTGGTTACTGTTTTTGGCACTCCGTGTACATGCATTCAGCCATTTTGCAGACCTAGTGACTTGCGCAATTGGTTTTGTTTCTGTACTG GCTATTCTGATTTTACATGTTCCTATTTGCTACAGAAACTTCAAGATCAATGACTCTCCACACTTTG TTAAGAAAGGTGAAAAAGGTGTCGACTTGCTTGCATCACTTTGCAACATGTATGATGCTTCAGAAGCTGATTTGAGGAGAACACTGAAGATGACCAATAAGTTAATGGAAGATATATTGAAAAAAAGGCCATGTCCAGCATCCGAGTGCAAAACTGAAACACTGGAACATATTGATACAG ATGGCTTGGTCTATTTTGACGGTTTACTGGAGGAACAATCTTTTTTATCcaatttgagtattttagaaaatgattatGATGATGCAACTCGTAATAGAGGTGATCTGGACGAGAGGCTGTTCATAAACGAAGAAGATAGTTTACTTGGTTTTGGGAGCTTGTCTGGAGAGGATGTGAATATTTCTGGCATTAAG AGGAAGTTTGATTCAATACCTTCACCGTCAAAGACAATCTCAAGCCCACTGTCTCCTCATTGTCATCGTGCATCTCATGTAAATGGTGTCCTTGGGCCACTTAACGGAAAGGTAGCCTCTACACCTGTCAGCACTGCAATGACAACTGCAAAGTGGCTTCGTTCTTTTATTTGTCCGCTTCCTTCAAGACCTTCAGCAGAGTTACAGCATTTTTTATCATCCTGTGATAAAGATGTTACCAATGATGTGATACGTAGGGCTCATATAATATTGGAGGCCATATTTCCCTGTAGTCATGATTGTAGTCTAACTGGAAGCCTTCGAAGTGCAAACCTAATGGATAATACATGGATGGAACAACGAAGACTGGAAGCACTTAAGTTATACTATAGGGTTCTGGAAGCTATGTGTACAGCAGAGGCTCAAATATTACGTGCACCAAACTTGACCTCTTTGTTAACTAATGAGAGATTTCACAGATGTATGCTTGCTTGTTCTGCTGAACTAGTGTTAGCAACACATAAGACTGCTACAATGCTGTTTCCTACAGTTCTAGGCAGAACTGGTATTACGGCCTTTGATCTAAGCAAGGTGATAGAAAGTTTCATTAGACATGAAAAGTCTTTGCCAAGAGAACTGAAGCGGCATCTAAACTCTCTGGAGGAGAGGCTTTTGGAAAGCATGGTGTGGGATAAAGGCTCCTCATTGTACAATACCTTGATAGTTGCAAGGCCTGCACTCTCTTCTGAAATAAATCGTCTTGGCTTATTGGCAGAACCAATGCCATCTTTGGATGCAATTGCAATGCATATAAACTTTTCTGAAGGTATTCCAACAGTGCCTTCTTTGCAGAAGCATGAAACATCACCAAGTAATTTTGGTAGCTTGATCTTAG GTCAAAATGGGGATGTCAGGTCTCCGAAGAGACTATGCACTGACTACAGGAGTGTATTGGTTGAACGGAATTCTTTTACATCACCAGTGAAGGACCGTCTATTAGCTTTCAGCAACCTTCGGAAGGCTCCTTTGCAATCTGTGTTTGCCAG TCCAACACGCCCTAACCCTGTTGGTGGAGGAGAAACATGTGCCGAAACAGGAATTAATATATTCTTTAGTAAG ATTAATAAATTGGCTGCTGTCAGGATTAATGGTATGGTTGAGAGGCTACAACTGTCTCAAGAGATTAGGGAGagtgtatattttctttttcaacaaaTACTTAGCCAGCGGACTTCTCTGTTTTTTAACCATCATATTGACCAGATCATCCTTTGTTGTCTCTATGTAGTTGCAAAG CTTTCTCAGTTGGAACTACCTTTTAAAGAAATTACTAGCAACTATAGGAAGCAACTGCAAGGTAGACCCGAAGTTTACTGCAGTGTATTTGTTGACAGATCATCAACACAACAGAACGGG AGAACCAGGCAGGATCATGTTGGTATTGTCGCATTTTACAATACAAAATTCATTCCTGCCATAAAACATTTGCTTGAAGAACTTGATCTTTCCAGAACGACTACAAGAACAACCCAGGTTCCTGAATCCAACAATAGTAATGATG GTCCATGCCCTGGATCACCTAAAGTTGCCTCTTTTCCGAGTCTCCCTGATATGTCCCCAATGAAAGTATCTGCAAAGCACAATGTATACGTGTCCCCATTGCGAGCATCCAAg ATGGATGCTCTAATCTCGCATAGCGCGAGAAGCTACTATGCTTGTGTCGGAGAGAGTACCCATGCCTTTCAGAGTCCTTCGAAAGACCTAACCGCCATCAACAATCAGTTGAAcag TACTCGGAATATCAGAATTAAGCTCAAGTTCGATGATCTTGAGGGTGGCTTGGTTAGTGATTCCATGGTTGCAAATAGCCTTTACCTTCAAAGCGGGAGCCACACATTGGCATCCTCACCAGGTGCAGCTTTAAAATCTGAGCAACCGGAATCTTAG
- the LOC105770549 gene encoding retinoblastoma-related protein isoform X3: MKLFKETKHLVSSNVSAAERTVEEAERFWFSFVLYSLNRLSEKGGDSAQQKSDENRFTLCQILRATRLNIVYFFEELPQFVVKAGLVLTNMYGEDWETRLEAKEMQANFEHLTLISKSYKRAFRELFLSSDANIGKQESATGAPDYLSKYHRFGWLLFLALRVHAFSHFADLVTCAIGFVSVLAILILHVPICYRNFKINDSPHFVKKGEKGVDLLASLCNMYDASEADLRRTLKMTNKLMEDILKKRPCPASECKTETLEHIDTDGLVYFDGLLEEQSFLSNLSILENDYDDATRNRGDLDERLFINEEDSLLGFGSLSGEDVNISGIKRKFDSIPSPSKTISSPLSPHCHRASHVNGVLGPLNGKVASTPVSTAMTTAKWLRSFICPLPSRPSAELQHFLSSCDKDVTNDVIRRAHIILEAIFPCSHDCSLTGSLRSANLMDNTWMEQRRLEALKLYYRVLEAMCTAEAQILRAPNLTSLLTNERFHRCMLACSAELVLATHKTATMLFPTVLGRTGITAFDLSKVIESFIRHEKSLPRELKRHLNSLEERLLESMVWDKGSSLYNTLIVARPALSSEINRLGLLAEPMPSLDAIAMHINFSEGIPTVPSLQKHETSPSNFGSLILGQNGDVRSPKRLCTDYRSVLVERNSFTSPVKDRLLAFSNLRKAPLQSVFASPTRPNPVGGGETCAETGINIFFSKINKLAAVRINGMVERLQLSQEIRESVYFLFQQILSQRTSLFFNHHIDQIILCCLYVVAKLSQLELPFKEITSNYRKQLQGRPEVYCSVFVDRSSTQQNGRTRQDHVGIVAFYNTKFIPAIKHLLEELDLSRTTTRTTQVPESNNSNDGPCPGSPKVASFPSLPDMSPMKVSAKHNVYVSPLRASKMDALISHSARSYYACVGESTHAFQSPSKDLTAINNQLNSTRNIRIKLKFDDLEGGLVSDSMVANSLYLQSGSHTLASSPGAALKSEQPES, encoded by the exons ATGAAGCTATTTAAAGAAACCAAACATCTTGTTTCATCTAATGTTTCAGCAGCTGAGAGGACG GTTGAAGAAGCAGAGCGGTTTTGGTTTTCATTTGTCTTGTATTCGCTGAACCGCCTAAGTGAAAAAGGTGGAGACAGTGCACAACAAAAATCTGATGAAAATAGGTTTACATTATGCCAGATATTGAGAGCTACAAGGCTAAA TATTGTGTATTTCTTTGAAGAGTTGCCTCAATTTGTAGTAAAAGCTGGTCTTGTATTGACTAACATGTATGGTGAAGATTGGGAGACTAGACTTGAG GCAAAGGAGATGCAGGCCAATTTTGAGCACTTGACCCTTATAAGCAA GTCATACAAGCGTGCATTTCGGGAACTCTTCTTGTCAAGTGATGCAAATATTGGAAAACAGGAAAGTGCTACTGGTGCTCCTGATTATTTGTCAAAGTACCATCGTTTTGGGTGGTTACTGTTTTTGGCACTCCGTGTACATGCATTCAGCCATTTTGCAGACCTAGTGACTTGCGCAATTGGTTTTGTTTCTGTACTG GCTATTCTGATTTTACATGTTCCTATTTGCTACAGAAACTTCAAGATCAATGACTCTCCACACTTTG TTAAGAAAGGTGAAAAAGGTGTCGACTTGCTTGCATCACTTTGCAACATGTATGATGCTTCAGAAGCTGATTTGAGGAGAACACTGAAGATGACCAATAAGTTAATGGAAGATATATTGAAAAAAAGGCCATGTCCAGCATCCGAGTGCAAAACTGAAACACTGGAACATATTGATACAG ATGGCTTGGTCTATTTTGACGGTTTACTGGAGGAACAATCTTTTTTATCcaatttgagtattttagaaaatgattatGATGATGCAACTCGTAATAGAGGTGATCTGGACGAGAGGCTGTTCATAAACGAAGAAGATAGTTTACTTGGTTTTGGGAGCTTGTCTGGAGAGGATGTGAATATTTCTGGCATTAAG AGGAAGTTTGATTCAATACCTTCACCGTCAAAGACAATCTCAAGCCCACTGTCTCCTCATTGTCATCGTGCATCTCATGTAAATGGTGTCCTTGGGCCACTTAACGGAAAGGTAGCCTCTACACCTGTCAGCACTGCAATGACAACTGCAAAGTGGCTTCGTTCTTTTATTTGTCCGCTTCCTTCAAGACCTTCAGCAGAGTTACAGCATTTTTTATCATCCTGTGATAAAGATGTTACCAATGATGTGATACGTAGGGCTCATATAATATTGGAGGCCATATTTCCCTGTAGTCATGATTGTAGTCTAACTGGAAGCCTTCGAAGTGCAAACCTAATGGATAATACATGGATGGAACAACGAAGACTGGAAGCACTTAAGTTATACTATAGGGTTCTGGAAGCTATGTGTACAGCAGAGGCTCAAATATTACGTGCACCAAACTTGACCTCTTTGTTAACTAATGAGAGATTTCACAGATGTATGCTTGCTTGTTCTGCTGAACTAGTGTTAGCAACACATAAGACTGCTACAATGCTGTTTCCTACAGTTCTAGGCAGAACTGGTATTACGGCCTTTGATCTAAGCAAGGTGATAGAAAGTTTCATTAGACATGAAAAGTCTTTGCCAAGAGAACTGAAGCGGCATCTAAACTCTCTGGAGGAGAGGCTTTTGGAAAGCATGGTGTGGGATAAAGGCTCCTCATTGTACAATACCTTGATAGTTGCAAGGCCTGCACTCTCTTCTGAAATAAATCGTCTTGGCTTATTGGCAGAACCAATGCCATCTTTGGATGCAATTGCAATGCATATAAACTTTTCTGAAGGTATTCCAACAGTGCCTTCTTTGCAGAAGCATGAAACATCACCAAGTAATTTTGGTAGCTTGATCTTAG GTCAAAATGGGGATGTCAGGTCTCCGAAGAGACTATGCACTGACTACAGGAGTGTATTGGTTGAACGGAATTCTTTTACATCACCAGTGAAGGACCGTCTATTAGCTTTCAGCAACCTTCGGAAGGCTCCTTTGCAATCTGTGTTTGCCAG TCCAACACGCCCTAACCCTGTTGGTGGAGGAGAAACATGTGCCGAAACAGGAATTAATATATTCTTTAGTAAG ATTAATAAATTGGCTGCTGTCAGGATTAATGGTATGGTTGAGAGGCTACAACTGTCTCAAGAGATTAGGGAGagtgtatattttctttttcaacaaaTACTTAGCCAGCGGACTTCTCTGTTTTTTAACCATCATATTGACCAGATCATCCTTTGTTGTCTCTATGTAGTTGCAAAG CTTTCTCAGTTGGAACTACCTTTTAAAGAAATTACTAGCAACTATAGGAAGCAACTGCAAGGTAGACCCGAAGTTTACTGCAGTGTATTTGTTGACAGATCATCAACACAACAGAACGGG AGAACCAGGCAGGATCATGTTGGTATTGTCGCATTTTACAATACAAAATTCATTCCTGCCATAAAACATTTGCTTGAAGAACTTGATCTTTCCAGAACGACTACAAGAACAACCCAGGTTCCTGAATCCAACAATAGTAATGATG GTCCATGCCCTGGATCACCTAAAGTTGCCTCTTTTCCGAGTCTCCCTGATATGTCCCCAATGAAAGTATCTGCAAAGCACAATGTATACGTGTCCCCATTGCGAGCATCCAAg ATGGATGCTCTAATCTCGCATAGCGCGAGAAGCTACTATGCTTGTGTCGGAGAGAGTACCCATGCCTTTCAGAGTCCTTCGAAAGACCTAACCGCCATCAACAATCAGTTGAAcag TACTCGGAATATCAGAATTAAGCTCAAGTTCGATGATCTTGAGGGTGGCTTGGTTAGTGATTCCATGGTTGCAAATAGCCTTTACCTTCAAAGCGGGAGCCACACATTGGCATCCTCACCAGGTGCAGCTTTAAAATCTGAGCAACCGGAATCTTAG